From the Sphingobacteruim zhuxiongii genome, the window GGAAACGTTCCATACAACGAGTTTAGAGGCGGCGGAAATAGCAAAAGAAGTACAGGCGAAGAAATTACTACTCGGGCATTACTCCGCACGCTATAAAACATTAACTCCTTTGTTGGAAGAAGCGCAGGCTATTTTCCCATCAACGGAGCTTTCAATGGAAGGTAAATGGTTTTTAGTCTAGTGATTTAATTAATTTTTCCTCATATTTACAGCTCTAATTTTTTATAAACATTAACATGTCGTTCAACTTAAACGCACTGCTTAGGGACAATATCAGAAAATTGGTTCCCTATTCATCTGCTAGAGATGAGTTTAAAGGTGAAGCCTCGGTTTGGCTTGATGCAAATGAAAACCCTTTTGGATCTCCACTGCCTCATGATTACAACCGATATCCTGATCCCTTACAACATCAACTCAAACATAAACTTTCGAAAATTAAAGGGGTTCCTGCCGAACATATGTTTTTGGGTAATGGATCCGATGAAGCTATCGATCTTCTTTATCGTGCTTTTTGTACACCGCAAGTCGACAACGTTATTTTAGTGCCACCGACCTACGGAATGTATGAGGTATCTGCAAATATTAACGATATAGCAGTTAGGAAAGTAAATTTGACAAATGACTATCAATTGAATTTAGATGGTATTGCTGAGGCTATCGACCAGCATACCAAACTCCTATTTATTTGCTCACCGAATAACCCTACTGGGAATAGCATAAATGCACAAGATATAGAGACTATTTTGGTCAACTTTAATGGCATTGTGGTTATAGATGAAGCTTATATCAACTATTCGAAGCAAAAGTCTTTTACACAAGCCTTGGCGGAGTTTCCAAATCTGGTGATTCTTCAAACCTTATCCAAAGCTTGGGGATTGGCGGCATTACGCTTGGGACTAGCATTCGCTAGCAAAGAAATTATCGAGGTATTCAATAAAATTAAACCACCATATAATATCAATCAAGCGACGCAGGATCTTGTCCTTGAAGCATTAGATGGGGTGGATATCATTAACGAGTGGATTAAAGCTACTGTGGCTGAGCGCGAAGTATTAGTTTCAAAATTAGCGACTTTAGCGCAAGTAGAACATATTACGCCTTCGGACGCAAATTTTGTGTTGGTAAAATTATCAGAGCCTCGTGCTCTATATGCATACTTGGTTGAACAAGGTATCATCGTTCGCGATCGTTCAAAAGTAACTTTATGCGAAGGGTGCCTTCGTATAACGGTGGGAACCAAGCCAGAGAACGAACGTTTATTAGAAGCAATCCAAACCTTTTACAATTAATAATAATGGCGAATCAACTGAAACCGATTCTTTTTATTGACCGAGATGGCACTTTAATTCTGGAACCTGAAGACGAGCAAATCGATTCATTTCAGAAGTTGAAGTTTTATCCTGGCGCACTTCAATATTTACCACGCATAGCTAAGGAGCTTGATTTTGAACTCGTATTAGTTTCGAATCAAGATGGCCTTGGTACGGATTCTCATCCGGAGGCAAATTTCTGGCCTGTGCATCAATTTGTGATCGACACCTTTAAAGGTGAAGGCGTTGATTTTGTGAAAGAGCATATTGATAAGACTTTCCCACATGAGAATGCCCCAACCAGAAAGCCTGGAATTGGGATGTTGACGGAGTATTTCGATGAATCGAAGTATGATTTAAGAAACTCTTTTGTTATCGGCGATCGTGTCAATGATGTGAAATTGGCACAAAATCTTGGTGCAAAGGCGATCTGGCTTCGTAGTAATGATGATCTTGGGAAATTAGAGAATCATAGTTTTGCGGAAGATGCAATTGCTATTGAAACGACCGATTGGAAGTCGATTTATGAGTTTTTAAAGTTAGGAACACGTGTTGCTGAGCATCACCGTAAGACTAATGAAACCGATATTTATATTAAAGTAAATTTAGATGGTTCTGGGAAGTCGGATATCGATACAGGTTTGCCATTTTTTGATCATATGCTTGATCAATTAGCGCGTCATGGAGCTTTAGACTTGACAATTAAGGCAAAGGGCGATTTGCATATTGACGAACACCACACGATTGAAGATACAGGTATTGCACTTGGAGAGATCTTTTTAAAGGTTTTGGGTGACAAGCGCGGCATTGAGCGTTACGCCTATACCTTACCGATGGATGATTGTTTGGCTCAAGTAGCCTTGGATTTCGGTGGTCGTAACTGGATTGTTTGGGGCGCTGAATTTAAGCGTGAGAAAATAGGTGATATGCCAACGGAAATGTTTTTCCATTTCTTCAAATCGTTCTCAGATGCTTCTAAGTCGAATCTAAATATTCAGGCTACGGGAGATAACGAACATCATAAGATTGAGGCGATTTTTAAAGCCTTGGCAAAAACAATAAAAAAGGCCGTTCGTCGGGATGCTGAGAATATGCAGCTTCCTAGTACAAAAGGCGTATTATAAGATTTTAAGGGCTAGGAGACTAGAGAAGAGCATATGATTGGGATTGTAAATTATGAAGCGGGGAATATATTTTCTATTACAGCCGCTTTAAAGCGCCTAAACATTGACTATGGCATGATTGATACGGCTGATCAGTTTGATCAATACGATAAAATTATCATTCCTGGCGTAGGGCATGCTGGTGCGGCGATGGCAAAACTTGAAGCGAGAGGCTTGGTCGACGTCATTCGCAATTTAAAAAAGCCTGTATTGGGAATTTGCGTTGGTATGCAGCTATTGACTGATTTTTCCGAGGAAGGAAATTCAGATCTAGTAGGCGTTATCCCTTTAAAAACGTTACATTTTCAAGAACGAATCGGGGAAAAAGTTCCTCATATGGGCTGGAACAGCATTGCTTTTGAAAATACTTGTCCGCTATTCCAAGACATACCGAATAATTCCTATTTTTATTTTGTGCACTCGTACTTTATTGAGTATGATGCAACCTATACCATAGCTCGATGTGATTATGGATTACCATTTTCTGCGGCGATTTCCAAAGATAATTTCTGGGCAGTTCAATTTCACCCTGAAAAATCTGGAGCTGTAGGCGAGCAACTTTTGCTTAACTTTGCTAAGTTTTAACCGAAATTAACGAATATGTATATAATACCTGCAATTGACGTATTGGACAAGAATGTTGTCCGCTTAAGAGAGGGAAACTACGACGACGTAACAACATACCCTATTTCATTAGAAGAACAAATTGAGAAATATCATGCTAATGGAACAGAGATCGTTCATATTATTGATTTGAATGGTGCTAAAGGAGATTTTAGCAATCAATCTTATTTATTTGATATCATTCGTAGGACAGAGATGAAAGTTCAATACGGCGGTGGAGTTCGTAGTATCGAGAAAGTGAAAGAGCTTGTTGATGCTGGCGTTTACCGTGTGATCGTAGGTACACAAGCGATTACTAATCCAACTTTCTTAGAAGAATTGAGTAAGTTGAATGAAGGACGCACTAAGTATGCTGATCATATCGTAATTGCAATTGATGTGCTGGATGAAGTCATTAAATATTCGGGTTGGTTAGAAAGCTCTCCAATCAAATTAGTTGAATACATTGATAAATGCCTTAGTTTAGGTTTTTACCGTTTCCTATGTACTGATATTTCTAAAGATGGTAAATTAGGCGGTGCGGGCGTTGAGTTATATCAAAAATTATTGGATCATTCACCAATTATTAAATTAATTGGTTCTGGCGGCATTAGTTCGTTAGACGACGTTGAAGCATTAAGTGCTTTAGGAAGAATGGAATCTGTTGTGGTTGGGAAAGCGATTTATGAAAATCGTATAAGTATTGAACAGATAAAAGATTGGAATTTAAAAGCGTTAATTCGTTTCTAAGATGCTTGCAAAGCGTATAATTCCCTGTTTAGATGTCAAAGATGGTCGTACGGTCAAAGGAGTTAACTTTGTTGATCTTCGCGATGCGGGAGACCCAGTAGAACTTGCTTGGCAGTATTCTCAACAAGGTGCAGATGAACTGGTTTTCTTAGATATTACGGCTACACACGAAAAGAGAAAAACAACTGTTGACTTAGTGAAAGCGGTAGCATCACAAATCAATATTCCGTTCACAATTGGTGGAGGAATTAATGAGTTAAAGGACGCGGATATTCTACTTAATGCTGGTGCTGATAAGATATCAATCAATTCGGCGGCAGTTCGGAATCCTAAACTTATCGATGAACTTGCGGCTGCATTTGGTGTACAATTTGTTGTAGTTGCAGTCGATACGAGATTTGTTGATGGTAAGAACTATGTACATTTGCGCGGCGGTCGAGATAAAACAGAGATTCAAACCGAAGATTGGATTAAAGAAGCGGAGCGTAGAGGTGCAGGTGAAATTCTTCTGACTTCCATGGATCATGATGGCACGAAGAATGGGTTTGATATCCATTTACTAAATAAAATAAATAAGCAAATACGTATTCCATTGATTGCTTCTGGAGGCGCGGGAAATCAGCAGCATTTTGTTGATGTATTTGAACAAGCACAGGTGGACGCAGCATTAGCTGCCTCAGTGTTCCATTATGGTGAGATATTAATTCCAGAATTAAAACAAACCTTACAGCAACATCAAATTCCTGTAAGATTATAGCTATTTGTAGGATGACCATAGATTTTAATAAAGGCGATGGATTAGTGCCTGTTGTAATTCAAGATGATCAAACACTAGAAGTGTTAATGTTGGGTTACATGAATGAAGAAGCCTGGACTAAAACCCAAGCGGAAAATAGAGTTACCTTTTATTCAAGAAGTAAGAATAGGCTTTGGACTAAAGGTGAAGAGAGTGGCAACTTTTTGAATGTGGTAAGTTCGCATATTGATTGTGATCAAGATACACTACTAATTAAGGTTAATCCAATCGGCCCGACTTGTCATACTGGCAATAGAAGCTGTTTTAATACTGACTATAATCAAAACTTCTTGTTAAAGTTAGAAGAGATTGTGAAGAATCGTTTCGATTTTCCTACAGATGATTCTTATGTGAATCGTTTGCGAAATAAGGGGATCAACAAGATCGCTCAGAAAGTTGGTGAAGAAGCGGTTGAGACCGTTATTGCAGCCTTGTATGAGACCGAGAAAGATTTTGTTAATGAATCGTCCGACCTAATCTTCCATTTGATTGTTCTTCTACGCGAAAAAGGGATTAGCTTAAAAGACATTGCAAAGAACTTAGAAAGTAGACATCAGTAAGCTATATTTTAAGATATAGAAAAAGACCAATCCATTGATTGGTCTTTTTTTGTTCATTGATTCTTTACCATGTGTAAACAAACAAATTCAGGTATTCCGAAGGAATCCGCTTATCTTTGCTACACATGCAAAACATTATCGACATTTACTTAGAAGGAACATTAACGGGGCATCAGAATCCAATTTTCGCGGTGTCACAGACGAGCAATTCTAACCTACTTTTTACGGCAGGGAATGATAAAGGTGTGGTCATTTGGGATTTAGAAAAAATGGCATTTCAGAAATTACTCTGTAAAGTTGGGTCTTCTGTTTATGTGTTGAAAGCGCTTCCAAATAGCGACTTGCTCGCCGTTGGTATGCGTTCGGGGCAGCTGTTAATTGTAGATACGATAAACCAAACCTTGGTTGCAAACTTAAAAACAGAACAAGGTGCAATCTTCGCTATAGATTTCATAGAAGGTAAACAAGAGATGATCGCAATTGGCGAAGAGGGATTTGCTTACGTTTGGGATTTGAATAGTTTTGAATTACTGTATCGTTTTAAAATTGCTGATACAACGGTGCGAACGATTGCTATATCAAAAGATCAACAAACATTGGTATTTGGCGATAAAAAGGGGAGGATTCAGTTATTTGATGCGTCAGACTATCAGAAGCGTTTGGAAAAACAAATTCATAGTATGCCCATTACAAGCCTTCTTTTTATAAATAATCATCTAATTTCTGGTGGGCGAGATGCTCAATTGTACAAGTTGAAAGCGAATGATTTGGAGATTATTCAGCAGGTAACTCCGCATATGTTTACCGTATATGGAATTGATCAAGGAAGCGGAGAGGAGTCATTTGCTACAGTTAGTCGTGATAAGACCTTAAAGATATGGAATGAAGAGGACTTCAGTTTAATAAAGAATGTTTCTCGCGATCGTGGATATGATAGTCATCACCTTTCCATCAATGGAATGTTATGGAATCAGGATCGTATTTTTACTGTTTCAGATGATAAGACTGTTAAGGTATGGAAGTTGAATTCGCTTGAGCCGCAAGGTTAATTGCAGTTCTTTTGCTATTACATCGATAAAAGTTATATAACGAGATCATTAGTCCAATGCCAAATAGAATATACAGAGGGATTAAGATATTGTGTTGCTGATAGTTTGGATAGTTTATGTTTTGGTAGATTACCCCAAATAATCCCCATGAGAACGCAGCAGATACGGACGGCAACATTTTGATATATGAATAGTACATGGCGAAACCAAAGCTGAGAACTAGGAAAATTAGATCAATAGTATATTGTTCAGTTTCAGATTGAACTAATTCGTTTTTCACAAAGGTAGTAACTACGTTAAAAGCAAATACAAACATTAACCAGCCTGTATATAAGCCAAAAGCTAATCGGATAAAATATTTGGTGAAAGAATTTGCC encodes:
- the hisC gene encoding histidinol-phosphate transaminase, with product MSFNLNALLRDNIRKLVPYSSARDEFKGEASVWLDANENPFGSPLPHDYNRYPDPLQHQLKHKLSKIKGVPAEHMFLGNGSDEAIDLLYRAFCTPQVDNVILVPPTYGMYEVSANINDIAVRKVNLTNDYQLNLDGIAEAIDQHTKLLFICSPNNPTGNSINAQDIETILVNFNGIVVIDEAYINYSKQKSFTQALAEFPNLVILQTLSKAWGLAALRLGLAFASKEIIEVFNKIKPPYNINQATQDLVLEALDGVDIINEWIKATVAEREVLVSKLATLAQVEHITPSDANFVLVKLSEPRALYAYLVEQGIIVRDRSKVTLCEGCLRITVGTKPENERLLEAIQTFYN
- the hisB gene encoding bifunctional histidinol-phosphatase/imidazoleglycerol-phosphate dehydratase HisB, which translates into the protein MANQLKPILFIDRDGTLILEPEDEQIDSFQKLKFYPGALQYLPRIAKELDFELVLVSNQDGLGTDSHPEANFWPVHQFVIDTFKGEGVDFVKEHIDKTFPHENAPTRKPGIGMLTEYFDESKYDLRNSFVIGDRVNDVKLAQNLGAKAIWLRSNDDLGKLENHSFAEDAIAIETTDWKSIYEFLKLGTRVAEHHRKTNETDIYIKVNLDGSGKSDIDTGLPFFDHMLDQLARHGALDLTIKAKGDLHIDEHHTIEDTGIALGEIFLKVLGDKRGIERYAYTLPMDDCLAQVALDFGGRNWIVWGAEFKREKIGDMPTEMFFHFFKSFSDASKSNLNIQATGDNEHHKIEAIFKALAKTIKKAVRRDAENMQLPSTKGVL
- the hisH gene encoding imidazole glycerol phosphate synthase subunit HisH, with protein sequence MIGIVNYEAGNIFSITAALKRLNIDYGMIDTADQFDQYDKIIIPGVGHAGAAMAKLEARGLVDVIRNLKKPVLGICVGMQLLTDFSEEGNSDLVGVIPLKTLHFQERIGEKVPHMGWNSIAFENTCPLFQDIPNNSYFYFVHSYFIEYDATYTIARCDYGLPFSAAISKDNFWAVQFHPEKSGAVGEQLLLNFAKF
- a CDS encoding 1-(5-phosphoribosyl)-5-[(5-phosphoribosylamino)methylideneamino]imidazole-4-carboxamide isomerase: MYIIPAIDVLDKNVVRLREGNYDDVTTYPISLEEQIEKYHANGTEIVHIIDLNGAKGDFSNQSYLFDIIRRTEMKVQYGGGVRSIEKVKELVDAGVYRVIVGTQAITNPTFLEELSKLNEGRTKYADHIVIAIDVLDEVIKYSGWLESSPIKLVEYIDKCLSLGFYRFLCTDISKDGKLGGAGVELYQKLLDHSPIIKLIGSGGISSLDDVEALSALGRMESVVVGKAIYENRISIEQIKDWNLKALIRF
- the hisF gene encoding imidazole glycerol phosphate synthase subunit HisF, translated to MLAKRIIPCLDVKDGRTVKGVNFVDLRDAGDPVELAWQYSQQGADELVFLDITATHEKRKTTVDLVKAVASQINIPFTIGGGINELKDADILLNAGADKISINSAAVRNPKLIDELAAAFGVQFVVVAVDTRFVDGKNYVHLRGGRDKTEIQTEDWIKEAERRGAGEILLTSMDHDGTKNGFDIHLLNKINKQIRIPLIASGGAGNQQHFVDVFEQAQVDAALAASVFHYGEILIPELKQTLQQHQIPVRL
- the hisIE gene encoding bifunctional phosphoribosyl-AMP cyclohydrolase/phosphoribosyl-ATP diphosphatase HisIE, which gives rise to MTIDFNKGDGLVPVVIQDDQTLEVLMLGYMNEEAWTKTQAENRVTFYSRSKNRLWTKGEESGNFLNVVSSHIDCDQDTLLIKVNPIGPTCHTGNRSCFNTDYNQNFLLKLEEIVKNRFDFPTDDSYVNRLRNKGINKIAQKVGEEAVETVIAALYETEKDFVNESSDLIFHLIVLLREKGISLKDIAKNLESRHQ
- a CDS encoding WD40 repeat domain-containing protein — protein: MQNIIDIYLEGTLTGHQNPIFAVSQTSNSNLLFTAGNDKGVVIWDLEKMAFQKLLCKVGSSVYVLKALPNSDLLAVGMRSGQLLIVDTINQTLVANLKTEQGAIFAIDFIEGKQEMIAIGEEGFAYVWDLNSFELLYRFKIADTTVRTIAISKDQQTLVFGDKKGRIQLFDASDYQKRLEKQIHSMPITSLLFINNHLISGGRDAQLYKLKANDLEIIQQVTPHMFTVYGIDQGSGEESFATVSRDKTLKIWNEEDFSLIKNVSRDRGYDSHHLSINGMLWNQDRIFTVSDDKTVKVWKLNSLEPQG